In Quercus robur chromosome 10, dhQueRobu3.1, whole genome shotgun sequence, a genomic segment contains:
- the LOC126702389 gene encoding uncharacterized protein LOC126702389 isoform X2, translating into MSKSGFYLSWILVHLFVLQVSSRISAIRKDIGFQEKPICRNTVQGRYLLSDDNGHICDALSVDPQSRCCPGKGEKFSCHGCNLLSQCCNSYEFCVSCCLNPARTQKEQVLKVKMAKQSTAGTYSSVFDFCAGRCRHNSESVVHENAYISDFHHCFSLPSNSSEATNANLEGRLNGINVIVGRQGESCDSVCKSNGQSCVPNKLLVLNQCDIMQKYMSCKGACLASMGPDQPAEVVDDAPKNLNPGACLFTRTQSMLTCEGSHLYTRRLCPCA; encoded by the exons GAAGGATATTGGATTTCAAGAGAAACCCATTTGCAGAAATACTGTTCAAGGAAGATATTTACTGTCTGATGACAATG GCCATATATGTGATGCTCTATCAGTAGATCCACAGTCACGCTGCTGCCcaggaaaaggagaaaaattttCTTGTCA TGGATGCAACCTTCTCTCACAGTGTTGTAACTCCTACGAATTTTGTGTTTCATGCTGCCTAAATCCTGCTCGG acaCAAAAAGAGCAAGTACTGAAGGTGAAGATGGCTAAGCAATCTACTGCAg GTACttattcaagtgtttttgattTCTGTGCTGGGAGATGCCGTCATAATTCTGAGAGTGTG GTTCATGAAAATGCTTATATTAGTGATTTCCATCACTGCTTTTCCTTGCCGTCGAATTCTTCAG AGGCCACTAATGCAAACCTTGAAGGAAGACTAAATGGAATTAATGTTATTGTTGGAAG ACAAGGTGAATCATGTGACTCAGTTTGCAAATCAAATGGACAATCATGCGTCCCCAACAAGCTGTTGGTGCTTAATCAATGTGACAT TATGCAGAAATATATGAGCTGCAAAGGAGCTTGCTTGGCGAGCATGGGACCAGATCAGCCTGCTGAAGTAGTTGATGATGCCCCTAAAAATCTG AATCCTGGAGCATGCTTGTTTACTCGAACGCAATCAATGCTTACCTGTGAAGGTTCGCATCTGTATACCAGGAGACTTTGCCCCTGTGCATAG
- the LOC126702389 gene encoding uncharacterized protein LOC126702389 isoform X1: protein MSKSGFYLSWILVHLFVLQVSSRISAIRKDIGFQEKPICRNTVQGRYLLSDDNGHICDALSVDPQSRCCPGKGEKFSCHGCNLLSQCCNSYEFCVSCCLNPARTQKEQVLKVKMAKQSTAGTYSSVFDFCAGRCRHNSESVVHENAYISDFHHCFSLPSNSSAEATNANLEGRLNGINVIVGRQGESCDSVCKSNGQSCVPNKLLVLNQCDIMQKYMSCKGACLASMGPDQPAEVVDDAPKNLNPGACLFTRTQSMLTCEGSHLYTRRLCPCA from the exons GAAGGATATTGGATTTCAAGAGAAACCCATTTGCAGAAATACTGTTCAAGGAAGATATTTACTGTCTGATGACAATG GCCATATATGTGATGCTCTATCAGTAGATCCACAGTCACGCTGCTGCCcaggaaaaggagaaaaattttCTTGTCA TGGATGCAACCTTCTCTCACAGTGTTGTAACTCCTACGAATTTTGTGTTTCATGCTGCCTAAATCCTGCTCGG acaCAAAAAGAGCAAGTACTGAAGGTGAAGATGGCTAAGCAATCTACTGCAg GTACttattcaagtgtttttgattTCTGTGCTGGGAGATGCCGTCATAATTCTGAGAGTGTG GTTCATGAAAATGCTTATATTAGTGATTTCCATCACTGCTTTTCCTTGCCGTCGAATTCTTCAG CAGAGGCCACTAATGCAAACCTTGAAGGAAGACTAAATGGAATTAATGTTATTGTTGGAAG ACAAGGTGAATCATGTGACTCAGTTTGCAAATCAAATGGACAATCATGCGTCCCCAACAAGCTGTTGGTGCTTAATCAATGTGACAT TATGCAGAAATATATGAGCTGCAAAGGAGCTTGCTTGGCGAGCATGGGACCAGATCAGCCTGCTGAAGTAGTTGATGATGCCCCTAAAAATCTG AATCCTGGAGCATGCTTGTTTACTCGAACGCAATCAATGCTTACCTGTGAAGGTTCGCATCTGTATACCAGGAGACTTTGCCCCTGTGCATAG
- the LOC126702201 gene encoding pentatricopeptide repeat-containing protein At1g03560, mitochondrial-like isoform X2, whose translation MVKDVEVSNKLREKPDIALRFFSWAGKQKSYAHSIECYVSLVEVLSLCGDVDRILCVLKEFKEMGFVMTVSAANSLIKSLGSVGMVEDLLWVWRRMKENGIEPGLYTYNFLVNGLVNSVFIESAEQVLEVMEGGKIGPDVVTYNTMIKGYCKVGKKKKAMEKLRDMEVRNVEPDKITYMTLMQACYSDGDFDSCLGLYHEMEENGLEIPRHAYSLVIGGLCKDGKCAEGYAVFESMIQKGSKANVAIYTALIDSYAKSGNIEQAIWLFQRMKNDGFEPDEVTYGVIINGLCKSGRVEEAMEYFEVCRGDGVVVNAMFYSSLIDGLGKAGRVDEAERLFEEMIEKGCPRDSYCYNALIDALAKFGKVDEALSLFKRMEEEGCDQTVYTYTILIGGLFNEHRNEEALKMWDMMIDKGITPTVASFRALSIGLCLSGKIARACKILDELAPMGIIPETAFEDMINVLCKAGRIKEACKLADGIVDRGREIPGKVRTILITALRKAGNADLAMKLMHSKIGIGYDRMGSIKRRVKFRILFDN comes from the exons ATGGTGAAGGACGTTGAAGTA TCTAATAAGCTTCGTGAAAAGCCTGATATTGCTTTGCGGTTTTTTTCTTGGGCTGGTAAGCAAAAGAGTTATGCCCATAGTATTGAATGCTATGTGTCTTTGGTTGAGGTTTTGTCTTTATGTGGTGATGTAGATAGGATTCTGTGTGTTTTAAAGGAGTTTAAGGAAATGGGTTTTGTAATGACAGTGTCAGCGGCTAATTCTTTGATTAAGAGCTTAGGGAGTGTAGGAATGGTTGAGGATTTGTTGTGGGTGTGGCGCAGGATGAAGGAGAATGGAATTGAGCCAGGTTTGTATACGTATAATTTCCTGGTGAATGGGTTGGTGAATTCAGTGTTTATTGAGTCGGCGGAACAGGTTCTTGAGGTAATGGAAGGAGGGAAAATAGGACCAGATGTTGTGACGTATAATACAATGATTAAAGGGTATTGTAAggtagggaagaagaagaaagcgaTGGAGAAGTTAAGGGATATGGAGGTGAGGAATGTGGAGCCTGATAAGATTACTTATATGACTTTGATGCAAGCGTGTTATTCGGATGGGGATTTTGACTCTTGTTTGGGTCTTTATCATGAAATGGaagagaatgggttggaaatTCCGCGACATGCTTATAGTTTGGTGATTGGTGGGCTTTGTAAGGATGGGAAGTGTGCAGAAGGATATGCTGTGTTTGAAAGTATGATTCAGAAGGGTTCTAAAGCAAATGTGGCAATTTATACAGCCCTGATTGATTCCTATGCAAAAAGTGGGAACATAGAACAGGCAATATGGCTTTTTCAAAGGATGAAGAATGATGGGTTCGAACCCGATGAGGTTACTTATGGGGTTATTATCAATGGCTTGTGTAAGAGTGGGAGAGTAGAGGAAGCCATGGAGTATTTTGAGGTTTGTAGAGGTGATGGGGTGGTGGTTAATGCTATGTTTTATTCTAGTTTAATTGATGGTCTTGGAAAGGCTGGGAGAGTGGATGAAGCTGAAAGGCTATTTGAAGAAATGATTGAGAAGGGATGCCCACGGGATTCATATTGCTACAATGCCCTTATTGATGCCCTAGCTAAGTTTGGGAAAGTCGATGAAGCATTATCGCTCTTTAAGAGGATGGAAGAGGAAGGTTGTGATCAGACGGTTTATACATACACAATACTTATTGGTGGACTGTTCAATGAGCATAGAAATGAAGAGGCATTGAAGATGTGGGACATGATGATTGATAAGGGTATTACACCAACCGTAGCTTCTTTCAGGGCTCTTTCAATTGGCCTGTGTCTTTCAGGCAAGATAGCTAGGGCTTGCAAGATATTAGATGAGCTAGCTCCAATGGGAATTATCCCTGAGACAGCATTTGAGGATATGATCAATGTACTGTGCAAAGCTGGCCGCATCAAGGAGGCCTGCAAGTTggctgatgggattgttgataGAGGTAGAGAAATACCAGGGAAAGTTCGTACTATTTTAATCACTGCCTTGCGAAAAGCAGGCAATGCAGACTTAGCCATGAAGTTGATGCATAGTAAGATTGGAATTGGTTATGATAGGATGGGAAGCATCAAAAGGCGAGTGAAGTTTCGAATTCTATTTGACAATTGA
- the LOC126702201 gene encoding pentatricopeptide repeat-containing protein At1g03560, mitochondrial-like isoform X1, translating to MRRGLLQSRCPLSVPHLHHPPPLLPYKNGGPSQTPSKFSPTSSFSSNLRWIFTTTTSLPPPEWVEPFNDVSDIVSTRQHLNPSPWVAQILNLLDGSLAMEANLGSYCHDFLIRLSPNFVSFVLQSNKLREKPDIALRFFSWAGKQKSYAHSIECYVSLVEVLSLCGDVDRILCVLKEFKEMGFVMTVSAANSLIKSLGSVGMVEDLLWVWRRMKENGIEPGLYTYNFLVNGLVNSVFIESAEQVLEVMEGGKIGPDVVTYNTMIKGYCKVGKKKKAMEKLRDMEVRNVEPDKITYMTLMQACYSDGDFDSCLGLYHEMEENGLEIPRHAYSLVIGGLCKDGKCAEGYAVFESMIQKGSKANVAIYTALIDSYAKSGNIEQAIWLFQRMKNDGFEPDEVTYGVIINGLCKSGRVEEAMEYFEVCRGDGVVVNAMFYSSLIDGLGKAGRVDEAERLFEEMIEKGCPRDSYCYNALIDALAKFGKVDEALSLFKRMEEEGCDQTVYTYTILIGGLFNEHRNEEALKMWDMMIDKGITPTVASFRALSIGLCLSGKIARACKILDELAPMGIIPETAFEDMINVLCKAGRIKEACKLADGIVDRGREIPGKVRTILITALRKAGNADLAMKLMHSKIGIGYDRMGSIKRRVKFRILFDN from the coding sequence ATGAGAAGAGGCCTCCTACAATCTCGTTGTCCTCTCTCTGTACCCCATCTCCATCATCCTCCACCTCTACTTCCATACAAAAATGGTGGGCCATCCCAAACCCCCTCAAAATTCAGTCCCACATCATCTTTTAGCTCAAATCTTAGGTGGATCTTCACCACCACCACTTCTCTTCCTCCACCAGAATGGGTGGAACCCTTCAATGATGTTTCTGACATAGTCTCAACCCGCCAACACCTCAACCCATCTCCTTGGGTTGCTCAAATTCTCAATCTCCTTGATGGGTCTTTGGCCATGGAGGCAAACTTAGGCTCTTATTGCCATGACTTCTTGATCAGATTGTCCCCTAActttgtttcatttgttttgcaGTCTAATAAGCTTCGTGAAAAGCCTGATATTGCTTTGCGGTTTTTTTCTTGGGCTGGTAAGCAAAAGAGTTATGCCCATAGTATTGAATGCTATGTGTCTTTGGTTGAGGTTTTGTCTTTATGTGGTGATGTAGATAGGATTCTGTGTGTTTTAAAGGAGTTTAAGGAAATGGGTTTTGTAATGACAGTGTCAGCGGCTAATTCTTTGATTAAGAGCTTAGGGAGTGTAGGAATGGTTGAGGATTTGTTGTGGGTGTGGCGCAGGATGAAGGAGAATGGAATTGAGCCAGGTTTGTATACGTATAATTTCCTGGTGAATGGGTTGGTGAATTCAGTGTTTATTGAGTCGGCGGAACAGGTTCTTGAGGTAATGGAAGGAGGGAAAATAGGACCAGATGTTGTGACGTATAATACAATGATTAAAGGGTATTGTAAggtagggaagaagaagaaagcgaTGGAGAAGTTAAGGGATATGGAGGTGAGGAATGTGGAGCCTGATAAGATTACTTATATGACTTTGATGCAAGCGTGTTATTCGGATGGGGATTTTGACTCTTGTTTGGGTCTTTATCATGAAATGGaagagaatgggttggaaatTCCGCGACATGCTTATAGTTTGGTGATTGGTGGGCTTTGTAAGGATGGGAAGTGTGCAGAAGGATATGCTGTGTTTGAAAGTATGATTCAGAAGGGTTCTAAAGCAAATGTGGCAATTTATACAGCCCTGATTGATTCCTATGCAAAAAGTGGGAACATAGAACAGGCAATATGGCTTTTTCAAAGGATGAAGAATGATGGGTTCGAACCCGATGAGGTTACTTATGGGGTTATTATCAATGGCTTGTGTAAGAGTGGGAGAGTAGAGGAAGCCATGGAGTATTTTGAGGTTTGTAGAGGTGATGGGGTGGTGGTTAATGCTATGTTTTATTCTAGTTTAATTGATGGTCTTGGAAAGGCTGGGAGAGTGGATGAAGCTGAAAGGCTATTTGAAGAAATGATTGAGAAGGGATGCCCACGGGATTCATATTGCTACAATGCCCTTATTGATGCCCTAGCTAAGTTTGGGAAAGTCGATGAAGCATTATCGCTCTTTAAGAGGATGGAAGAGGAAGGTTGTGATCAGACGGTTTATACATACACAATACTTATTGGTGGACTGTTCAATGAGCATAGAAATGAAGAGGCATTGAAGATGTGGGACATGATGATTGATAAGGGTATTACACCAACCGTAGCTTCTTTCAGGGCTCTTTCAATTGGCCTGTGTCTTTCAGGCAAGATAGCTAGGGCTTGCAAGATATTAGATGAGCTAGCTCCAATGGGAATTATCCCTGAGACAGCATTTGAGGATATGATCAATGTACTGTGCAAAGCTGGCCGCATCAAGGAGGCCTGCAAGTTggctgatgggattgttgataGAGGTAGAGAAATACCAGGGAAAGTTCGTACTATTTTAATCACTGCCTTGCGAAAAGCAGGCAATGCAGACTTAGCCATGAAGTTGATGCATAGTAAGATTGGAATTGGTTATGATAGGATGGGAAGCATCAAAAGGCGAGTGAAGTTTCGAATTCTATTTGACAATTGA